One window of Buchnera aphidicola (Rhopalosiphum padi) genomic DNA carries:
- a CDS encoding FAD:protein FMN transferase, producing the protein MGTYWQVNVPYVPNKLYIKNLIQKNLNEDEELLSSWKENSLVSKFNKIKKNKLLVINESFFKIISTALKINKKTSGKLDITIGNLINIWGFGEQKKLYLYPSINKIKKNIALTGIQHLKLISNSTGNYIKKNLDGIKINLSTLGEGFAADHLSSILKKEGIENYTISVGGTVLVKTKRKESPKIIAIQKPTDKIKSIHLLVGLKNESISTAGTYRNYYYLKGKKISHLIDPKTGIPVTHNLISVSVISSTALEADGWDSALLILGFKKAKVLALKENLAACFITKKDNTFSTWISPCFKKFLISGKNIN; encoded by the coding sequence ATGGGTACATATTGGCAAGTGAACGTTCCTTATGTACCAAATAAATTATATATAAAAAATTTAATACAAAAAAACTTAAATGAAGATGAAGAACTACTATCTTCTTGGAAAGAAAATTCTTTAGTATCTAAATTTAACAAAATAAAAAAAAATAAACTGTTAGTTATCAATGAAAGTTTTTTTAAAATTATTTCAACAGCGTTAAAAATTAATAAAAAAACTTCTGGAAAACTAGATATTACAATTGGTAATTTAATTAATATATGGGGGTTTGGTGAACAAAAAAAACTGTATCTCTATCCATCTATTAATAAAATAAAAAAAAATATTGCTCTTACGGGAATTCAACATTTAAAACTAATTAGTAATTCTACTGGGAATTATATCAAAAAGAATTTAGATGGTATTAAAATTAATCTTTCTACATTAGGCGAAGGATTTGCAGCAGATCACCTTTCTTCTATTCTTAAAAAAGAAGGAATAGAAAATTATACCATTTCAGTAGGAGGTACAGTTTTAGTTAAAACAAAAAGAAAAGAAAGTCCTAAAATTATTGCAATTCAAAAACCTACTGATAAAATAAAATCAATTCATTTATTAGTTGGTTTAAAAAATGAATCAATTAGTACAGCTGGTACTTATCGCAATTATTATTATTTAAAAGGTAAAAAAATATCACATCTGATTGATCCTAAAACAGGAATTCCTGTAACACATAACTTAATATCAGTAAGCGTGATTTCATCAACTGCTTTAGAAGCTGATGGTTGGGATAGTGCATTACTTATTTTGGGTTTTAAAAAAGCCAAGGTGTTGGCATTAAAAGAAAATTTAGCAGCCTGTTTTATAACTAAAAAAGATAATACGTTTTCAACATGGATATCACCCTGTTTTAAAAAATTTTTAATTAGTGGTAAAAATATAAATTAG
- the degP gene encoding serine endoprotease DegP, which yields MKRINIVLSGIMLVLTLLLSFGMSWGNKTFTYSQNIPSVQPAPSLAPMLEKVMPSVISINIEGSTVVHTSRLPHQFQPFFGHNSPFCQGNSPFRNSPFCHSNPNSNSMHEKFHALGSGVIINADKAYAVTNNHVVENANKIQVQLSDGRRYEACIIGKDARSDIALIQLKNAKNLSAIKIADSDTLRVGDYTVAIGNPYGLGETVTSGIVSALGRSGLNIEHYENFIQTDAAINRGNSGGALVNLNGELIGINTAILAPDGGNIGIGFAIPGNMVKNLTEQMVKFGQVKRGELGIIGMELNSDLANVMKINAQKGAFVSQVLPDSSAFHAGIKAGDIIVSLNKKSISSFAALRAEVGSLPVSTKMELGIFRNGITKNVIVELKASLKTSISLGDIYTGVEGADLSDYSLNGQKGVKIENVKLNTQASKIGFKKDDIIVEVNQKLINNLNDLKNILDLKPNILVFSVKRGSNSIYLVSE from the coding sequence ATGAAAAGAATAAATATAGTATTAAGCGGGATAATGCTTGTTTTAACGCTATTACTAAGTTTTGGAATGTCTTGGGGAAATAAAACTTTTACTTATTCTCAAAACATTCCTTCTGTACAACCAGCTCCTAGTTTAGCTCCGATGCTGGAAAAAGTTATGCCTTCAGTTATTAGTATTAATATTGAAGGAAGTACTGTAGTTCACACTTCTCGCTTACCTCATCAATTTCAACCATTTTTTGGTCATAATTCTCCATTTTGTCAGGGTAATTCACCATTTCGAAATTCTCCTTTTTGTCATTCTAATCCAAATTCTAACAGTATGCATGAAAAATTTCATGCATTGGGTTCTGGTGTAATTATTAATGCTGACAAAGCATATGCTGTAACAAATAATCATGTTGTAGAAAATGCAAATAAAATTCAAGTACAATTAAGTGACGGACGTCGTTATGAAGCGTGCATAATTGGTAAAGACGCTCGTTCCGATATTGCTTTAATACAATTAAAAAATGCAAAAAATTTAAGTGCAATAAAAATTGCTGATTCTGATACACTTCGGGTAGGTGACTATACTGTAGCAATTGGTAATCCATACGGTCTTGGTGAAACTGTGACTTCTGGTATTGTTTCCGCTTTAGGACGAAGTGGATTAAATATTGAGCATTACGAAAATTTTATTCAAACTGATGCAGCTATTAACAGAGGCAATTCTGGTGGAGCATTAGTTAATTTAAACGGTGAATTAATAGGTATTAATACTGCAATATTGGCACCAGATGGAGGTAATATTGGAATTGGATTTGCTATTCCTGGAAACATGGTTAAAAACCTTACAGAACAAATGGTAAAATTTGGACAAGTAAAACGTGGAGAACTTGGTATAATAGGTATGGAATTAAATTCAGATTTAGCTAATGTGATGAAAATAAATGCTCAAAAAGGCGCATTTGTAAGTCAAGTTTTACCCGATTCTTCTGCTTTTCATGCAGGTATTAAAGCTGGCGATATTATTGTTTCCTTAAATAAAAAATCAATTTCGAGTTTTGCAGCATTACGTGCTGAAGTGGGATCTTTACCAGTATCTACTAAAATGGAATTAGGAATATTTCGAAATGGAATAACTAAAAATGTCATTGTTGAATTAAAAGCATCTTTAAAAACGAGTATTAGTTTAGGGGATATTTATACGGGAGTCGAAGGTGCTGATTTAAGTGATTATTCCTTAAATGGACAAAAAGGTGTAAAGATAGAAAATGTAAAACTGAATACTCAAGCGTCAAAAATTGGTTTTAAGAAAGATGATATCATTGTAGAAGTAAATCAAAAATTAATAAATAATTTAAATGATTTAAAAAATATTTTAGATTTAAAGCCAAATATATTAGTTTTTAGTGTGAAAAGAGGAAGTAATAGTATTTACTTAGTAAGTGAATAA
- the dapD gene encoding 2,3,4,5-tetrahydropyridine-2,6-dicarboxylate N-succinyltransferase translates to MRKYKEIIENAYVKKNEINIKNIDVETHQTIHHIIKLLNSGKIRISEKKENVWITHQWLKKAILLYMYLNTNNIFQGSISNYYDKIPLKYENYNEKKFKEEKIRVVPPATIRYGSFINANTIIMPSYINIGAYIDQGTMIDTWATVGSCAQIGKNVHLSGGVGIGGVLEPLQNNPTIIEDNCFIGARSEIVEGVIVEEGSVISMGVFIGQSTKVYNRETGEILYGRVPANSVVVSGSLPSQNGKYNLYAAIIVKKVDSKTLNKVEINQLLRGTK, encoded by the coding sequence ATGAGAAAATACAAAGAAATTATTGAAAATGCTTATGTAAAAAAAAATGAAATTAATATTAAAAACATTGATGTTGAAACGCATCAAACAATTCATCATATTATTAAATTATTAAATAGTGGAAAAATTAGAATTTCAGAAAAAAAAGAAAATGTGTGGATTACACATCAATGGTTAAAAAAAGCAATTTTATTGTATATGTATTTAAATACAAATAATATATTCCAAGGTAGTATTAGTAACTACTACGATAAAATTCCTCTTAAATACGAAAATTATAATGAAAAAAAATTTAAAGAAGAAAAAATTCGAGTAGTTCCACCAGCTACAATTCGGTATGGATCATTTATTAACGCTAATACTATTATAATGCCATCATATATAAATATTGGTGCATATATAGATCAAGGAACTATGATAGATACTTGGGCCACTGTAGGTTCTTGTGCTCAAATTGGAAAAAATGTGCATTTATCTGGTGGTGTAGGTATAGGGGGTGTTTTAGAACCTCTTCAAAATAATCCTACGATTATTGAAGATAATTGTTTTATTGGAGCACGTTCCGAAATAGTAGAAGGGGTAATTGTAGAAGAAGGTTCAGTGATCTCTATGGGAGTATTTATAGGACAAAGTACTAAAGTTTATAATAGAGAAACAGGAGAAATTTTATATGGAAGAGTACCGGCTAACTCTGTAGTAGTTTCTGGAAGCTTACCATCACAGAATGGGAAATATAATTTATATGCTGCAATTATTGTTAAAAAAGTAGATTCTAAAACACTTAATAAAGTAGAAATTAATCAACTTTTACGCGGTACAAAATAA